Proteins from a genomic interval of Nocardioides jishulii:
- the ligA gene encoding NAD-dependent DNA ligase LigA encodes MSGDEVKAATPEARERHLVLAQEVDEARFRYYVQDRPTLSDADFDARMRELEALEEEFPELRTPDSPTQKVGGAVSTEFTPVDHLQRMESLDNAFTPEELTSWYERILRDGITSPALLCELKVDGLAINLLYEDGRLVRALTRGDGRTGEDVTPNVRTIASIPHRLTPTEEFPVPRRIEVRGEIFLPVEAFERLNAAMLDAGKPAFANPRNAAAGSLRQKDPRVTATRDLDMVCHGIGAREGFDPVTQSQAYEAMAAWGLPTSSRVKVFNNLDDVRAFIVDHGERRHEVEHEIDGVVVKVDEVASQRRLGSTSRAPRWAIAWKYPPEEVHAKLLGIEVNTGRTGRVTPFGRMEPTKVAGSTVEMATLHNFYEVKRKDVRPGDTVILRKAGDVIPEILGAVPELRPEGLPEWVPPTHCPACGTELVEQKAGDKDRRCPNHRSCPAQLMERVFHVGSRGAFDIEGLGYEAARALLDAGVLTDEGDVFALSEDDLLRTELFTRAPKKGEEGRQLTANGRKLLDNLQVRTKAPLWRVLVALSIRHVGPTAARALATEFGTMEAVRTADEETLAQTEGVGGIIAASVREWFDGPEGEWHTGIVDKWAAAGVTMADERDESVPRTLEGLTVVATGSLVNFTRDSVKEAIITRGGKASGSVSKKTDYVVVGDNAGSKAEKAEQLGVRMLDEAQFEKLLAEGPAGLGD; translated from the coding sequence ATGAGTGGTGACGAGGTCAAGGCGGCGACCCCCGAGGCGCGTGAGCGCCACCTGGTCCTGGCCCAGGAGGTCGACGAGGCGCGCTTCCGCTACTACGTGCAGGACCGCCCCACCCTCTCCGACGCCGACTTCGACGCCCGGATGCGCGAGCTGGAGGCGCTGGAGGAGGAGTTCCCCGAGCTGCGTACGCCCGACTCCCCGACGCAGAAGGTGGGGGGAGCGGTCTCGACCGAGTTCACCCCGGTCGACCACCTCCAGCGCATGGAGTCGCTCGACAACGCCTTCACGCCCGAGGAGCTCACGAGCTGGTACGAGCGCATCCTGCGCGACGGCATCACCTCCCCGGCCCTGCTCTGCGAGCTCAAGGTCGACGGCCTCGCCATCAACCTGCTGTACGAGGACGGGCGCCTCGTGCGCGCCCTCACCCGCGGGGACGGCCGGACCGGCGAGGACGTCACCCCCAACGTGCGCACCATCGCCTCCATCCCGCACCGGCTCACGCCCACCGAGGAGTTCCCGGTGCCACGTCGCATCGAGGTGCGCGGCGAGATCTTCCTGCCGGTCGAGGCCTTCGAGCGGCTCAACGCCGCGATGCTCGACGCCGGCAAGCCCGCCTTCGCCAACCCCCGCAACGCCGCCGCCGGCTCCCTGCGCCAGAAGGACCCGCGGGTCACCGCCACCCGCGACCTCGACATGGTCTGCCACGGCATCGGGGCCCGCGAGGGGTTCGACCCGGTCACGCAGTCCCAGGCCTACGAAGCCATGGCCGCGTGGGGGCTGCCCACCTCGAGTCGTGTGAAGGTCTTCAACAACCTCGACGACGTGCGGGCCTTCATCGTCGACCACGGCGAGCGGCGCCACGAGGTCGAGCACGAGATCGACGGCGTCGTGGTGAAGGTTGACGAGGTCGCCTCCCAGCGTCGGCTCGGCTCCACCAGCCGGGCGCCGCGCTGGGCGATCGCGTGGAAGTATCCGCCCGAGGAGGTCCACGCCAAGCTCCTGGGCATCGAGGTCAACACCGGCCGCACCGGCCGCGTCACGCCCTTCGGCCGGATGGAGCCCACCAAGGTGGCCGGATCCACGGTCGAGATGGCCACGCTGCACAACTTCTACGAGGTGAAGCGCAAGGACGTACGCCCCGGCGACACCGTGATCCTGCGCAAGGCCGGCGACGTGATCCCCGAGATCCTCGGCGCGGTCCCCGAGCTGCGTCCGGAGGGTCTGCCCGAGTGGGTGCCGCCGACGCACTGCCCAGCCTGCGGCACCGAGCTGGTCGAGCAGAAGGCCGGTGACAAGGACCGACGCTGCCCCAACCACCGCTCCTGCCCCGCCCAGCTGATGGAGCGCGTCTTCCACGTCGGATCCCGCGGCGCCTTCGACATCGAAGGGCTCGGCTACGAAGCCGCCCGCGCCCTGCTCGACGCCGGCGTCCTCACCGACGAGGGCGACGTCTTCGCCCTGAGCGAGGACGACCTCCTGCGCACCGAACTCTTCACCCGGGCGCCGAAGAAGGGGGAGGAGGGCCGCCAGCTCACCGCCAACGGCCGCAAGCTCCTCGACAACCTCCAGGTGCGGACCAAGGCGCCGCTGTGGCGGGTGCTCGTCGCCCTCTCGATCCGCCACGTCGGCCCGACGGCCGCCCGCGCGCTGGCCACCGAGTTCGGCACGATGGAGGCGGTCCGCACGGCCGACGAGGAGACGCTCGCCCAGACCGAGGGTGTCGGCGGGATCATCGCCGCCTCCGTGCGCGAGTGGTTCGACGGGCCGGAGGGGGAGTGGCACACCGGCATCGTGGACAAGTGGGCCGCTGCCGGCGTCACCATGGCCGACGAGCGCGACGAGTCGGTGCCCCGCACGCTGGAGGGGCTGACCGTCGTCGCGACCGGCTCCTTGGTCAACTTCACCCGCGACTCGGTCAAGGAAGCGATCATCACTCGCGGCGGCAAGGCTTCGGGGTCGGTGTCGAAGAAGACCGACTACGTCGTGGTGGGCGACAACGCCGGCTCCAAGGCCGAGAAGGCCGAGCAGCTGGGCGTGCGCATGCTGGACGAGGCGCAGTTCGAGAAGCTGCTCGCCGAAGGGCCGGCGGGGCTGGGCGACTGA
- a CDS encoding BRCT domain-containing protein: MAGLLGFYLSQSPRPVPWEGTNLSTRSHWWPALEGLSKIPTKARASAERRPDEWLDRISSRLPRNPEPRVEAYLDVLERAMLDGYLSAHEEAALIEVAMHLGLHRDQVAAVHMTFLDAMAIAAWEDGVVTEAEHTVLSSVAAMLGLPRDLVRIALDRAEKVADRSSTSDAFKLESGDQVVFTGELSAPRGQLEELAERAGLRCGGVNKKTKLVVAADPDSQSGKAAKARSYEIPVITEAAFSRLLDSMHRVG; the protein is encoded by the coding sequence GTGGCCGGGCTCCTGGGTTTCTATCTCTCCCAGAGCCCCCGCCCAGTGCCGTGGGAGGGGACGAACCTCTCCACGCGTAGCCACTGGTGGCCGGCGCTCGAAGGACTCAGCAAGATCCCGACGAAGGCTCGAGCGAGCGCCGAGCGGCGGCCGGATGAGTGGCTTGACCGCATCAGTTCCCGGCTGCCTCGCAACCCCGAACCGCGGGTCGAGGCTTACCTGGACGTCCTCGAGAGAGCGATGCTTGACGGGTACTTGTCTGCGCACGAGGAGGCGGCCCTGATCGAGGTCGCCATGCACCTCGGCCTGCATCGCGACCAGGTTGCGGCGGTTCACATGACGTTTCTTGACGCCATGGCCATCGCTGCATGGGAGGACGGGGTGGTGACGGAGGCCGAGCACACCGTCCTGAGCAGTGTGGCGGCCATGCTCGGCCTTCCCCGGGACCTCGTCCGGATCGCCTTGGATCGGGCCGAGAAGGTGGCGGACCGCTCGTCCACCAGCGATGCCTTCAAGCTCGAGAGCGGTGACCAAGTTGTCTTCACCGGTGAGCTCTCGGCGCCGCGGGGGCAATTGGAGGAACTCGCGGAGCGAGCTGGCCTGAGGTGTGGCGGTGTCAACAAGAAGACGAAGCTCGTGGTCGCCGCCGACCCGGACTCACAGAGCGGCAAGGCCGCCAAGGCTCGCAGCTACGAGATCCCGGTGATCACCGAGGCCGCCTTCTCGCGACTGCTCGACTCGATGCATCGAGTCGGCTGA
- a CDS encoding SGNH/GDSL hydrolase family protein has product MSRTRPARQPLERRHRMLAAGVALAFVALVAGCSSTDDGGEKSGGRTATTDVPTRYVALGDSFTAAPFVPNAVEALGCYRSTGNYPSLVARGLRDAAGNGPATELVDVSCSAADTTHMTKPQTTVLQQRVPPQFEALTPETDLVTIGIGGNDFNVFATLTGRCPQLADRDPKGAPCRESLQRGGRDVLTEAVGRTQKRVRTVIEEVRERSPEARILLVNYPQLTPKKGCDNLMLARGDNAYAREVAERLDQALRRAAEATDAELVDLWSASEGHDICSDDPWVNGPETDFSRALQFHPFAEGQQAAADLVLEKLRS; this is encoded by the coding sequence ATGAGCCGCACCAGACCCGCCCGTCAGCCGCTGGAGCGACGGCATCGCATGCTCGCCGCAGGCGTGGCGCTGGCGTTCGTGGCCCTCGTCGCTGGCTGCTCGTCGACCGACGACGGGGGCGAGAAGTCCGGCGGACGGACGGCCACCACCGACGTGCCCACGCGCTACGTCGCGCTCGGCGACTCGTTCACCGCCGCTCCCTTCGTCCCCAACGCCGTCGAGGCGCTGGGGTGCTACCGCTCGACCGGCAACTACCCCTCCCTGGTGGCCAGGGGTCTGCGGGATGCGGCCGGCAACGGACCGGCGACCGAGCTGGTCGACGTGAGCTGCTCGGCGGCGGACACCACCCACATGACGAAGCCCCAGACCACGGTGCTCCAGCAGCGGGTCCCGCCCCAGTTCGAGGCCCTGACCCCGGAGACCGACCTGGTCACGATTGGCATCGGCGGCAACGACTTCAACGTCTTCGCCACCTTGACCGGCCGCTGCCCGCAGCTCGCCGACCGCGACCCGAAGGGGGCACCGTGCCGCGAGTCCCTGCAGCGGGGCGGTCGTGACGTGCTGACGGAGGCGGTCGGACGTACGCAGAAGCGGGTGCGCACGGTCATCGAGGAGGTCCGCGAGCGCAGCCCCGAGGCCAGGATCCTGCTGGTCAACTATCCGCAACTCACGCCGAAGAAGGGCTGCGACAACCTCATGCTGGCGCGCGGGGACAACGCGTACGCCCGTGAGGTCGCCGAGCGCCTCGACCAGGCGCTGCGCCGGGCGGCCGAGGCCACCGACGCCGAGCTGGTCGACCTGTGGAGCGCCAGCGAGGGTCACGACATCTGCTCCGACGACCCGTGGGTCAACGGCCCGGAGACCGACTTCTCCCGGGCGCTGCAGTTCCATCCGTTCGCGGAGGGCCAGCAGGCAGCAGCGGATCTGGTGCTGGAGAAGTTGCGCTCCTGA
- the gatA gene encoding Asp-tRNA(Asn)/Glu-tRNA(Gln) amidotransferase subunit GatA: MTNWTRKTADELAQALAAGEVTSVELTQAHLDRIAAVDGDADAGVHAFLHVDAEGALAQAKASDERRAAGAPASYLDGVPIAVKDVLATEGVPTTVASKILEGWIPPYDATVVKKLKAAGLPILGKTNMDEFAMGSSTEHSAYGPTRNPWDQTRIPGGSGGGSAAAVSAFEAPLAIGTDTGGSIRQPAAVTGSVGVKPTYGGVSRYGLVAMANSLDQVGPVTRTVLDSALLHELIGGHDPLDSTSIDAPVPAFADAAREGAAGDLTGLKVGVITELHGDGYQAGVLARFNESLDLLRAAGAEVVEVSCPSFVHALATYYLLMPSEASSNLAKFDAMRYGVRVTPEGDPSAEDVMRASRDAGFGDEVKRRIIIGTYALSSGYYEAYYGQAQKVRTLITRDFEAAFEQVDVLVSPTSPTTAFKLGEKLDDPIAMYLNDLATIPANLAGVPGISLPNGLADEDGLPSGFQILAPATEDVRLYRVGAALEAALEKNWGGPLLDRAPELEGVQA, translated from the coding sequence GTGACCAACTGGACCCGCAAGACCGCCGACGAGCTGGCGCAGGCCCTGGCCGCCGGTGAGGTGACCAGCGTCGAGCTGACCCAGGCCCACCTCGACCGCATCGCAGCCGTCGACGGCGACGCCGACGCCGGCGTCCACGCCTTCCTCCACGTCGACGCCGAGGGCGCCCTCGCCCAGGCGAAGGCCTCCGACGAGCGCCGCGCCGCCGGCGCCCCCGCCTCCTACCTCGACGGCGTGCCGATCGCGGTCAAGGACGTGCTCGCCACCGAGGGCGTCCCGACGACCGTCGCCTCGAAGATCCTCGAGGGCTGGATCCCGCCCTACGACGCGACCGTGGTGAAGAAGCTGAAGGCGGCGGGCCTCCCGATCCTCGGCAAGACCAACATGGACGAGTTCGCGATGGGTTCCTCCACCGAGCACTCGGCCTACGGCCCCACCCGCAACCCGTGGGACCAGACCCGCATCCCCGGCGGCTCCGGCGGCGGCTCGGCCGCGGCCGTCTCCGCCTTCGAGGCGCCGCTCGCGATCGGCACCGACACCGGTGGCTCGATCCGCCAGCCGGCCGCGGTGACCGGCTCGGTCGGCGTCAAGCCCACCTACGGCGGTGTCTCGCGCTACGGCCTCGTGGCCATGGCCAACTCGCTCGACCAGGTCGGTCCGGTGACCCGTACGGTCCTGGACTCCGCGCTGCTGCACGAGCTGATCGGCGGGCACGACCCGCTCGACTCCACCTCGATCGACGCCCCCGTCCCGGCGTTCGCCGACGCCGCCCGTGAGGGTGCCGCCGGTGACCTCACCGGCCTCAAGGTCGGTGTCATCACCGAGCTGCACGGCGACGGCTACCAGGCCGGCGTGCTGGCCCGCTTCAACGAGTCGCTCGACCTGCTGCGCGCGGCTGGTGCCGAGGTCGTCGAGGTCTCGTGCCCGAGCTTCGTGCACGCGCTGGCGACCTACTACCTGCTGATGCCGAGCGAGGCGTCCTCCAACCTCGCCAAGTTCGACGCCATGCGCTACGGCGTGCGGGTCACCCCCGAGGGTGACCCGAGTGCCGAGGACGTCATGCGGGCCTCCCGCGACGCCGGCTTCGGTGACGAGGTCAAGCGCCGCATCATCATCGGGACGTACGCCCTCTCCAGCGGCTACTACGAGGCCTACTACGGCCAGGCCCAGAAGGTGCGCACGCTCATCACGCGCGACTTCGAGGCCGCCTTCGAGCAGGTCGACGTCCTGGTCAGCCCGACCTCGCCGACCACCGCCTTCAAGCTGGGCGAGAAGCTCGACGACCCGATCGCGATGTACCTCAACGACCTCGCGACCATCCCCGCCAACCTGGCCGGCGTGCCGGGCATCAGCCTGCCCAACGGTCTGGCCGACGAGGACGGGCTGCCGTCGGGCTTCCAGATCCTCGCCCCGGCGACCGAGGACGTACGTCTCTACCGCGTCGGCGCTGCCCTCGAGGCTGCGCTGGAGAAGAACTGGGGCGGTCCGTTGCTCGACCGCGCCCCCGAGCTGGAAGGGGTGCAGGCATGA
- a CDS encoding mismatch-specific DNA-glycosylase, giving the protein MSHDRRVLNDLLRPDLSVVFCGTAVATASARRGHYYSGPGNKFWQLLHEAGFTPTRLSPEEDVSLLDHGVGITDLVKNVAQSHDRGLDFSGTPRVAAHLETAAPRWVAFNGLTAGRAAAAQLGLARRKDVHLGEQPWHVGQSRVFVLPSSSGAHATMPYGEKLAWWRELRSASDASPA; this is encoded by the coding sequence GTGAGCCACGATCGGCGGGTGCTGAATGATCTCTTGCGCCCGGACCTGTCAGTTGTCTTCTGCGGCACCGCCGTGGCCACCGCGTCGGCCCGCCGTGGGCACTACTACAGCGGGCCAGGAAACAAGTTCTGGCAGTTGCTGCACGAAGCAGGCTTCACGCCGACGCGACTCAGCCCCGAAGAAGACGTTTCCCTGCTCGACCATGGTGTGGGGATCACAGACCTCGTCAAGAACGTCGCGCAAAGCCACGACAGAGGTCTCGACTTCAGTGGGACCCCACGCGTTGCGGCCCATCTTGAGACTGCAGCGCCACGATGGGTGGCCTTCAACGGTCTGACGGCAGGGCGGGCCGCAGCGGCGCAGTTGGGGCTTGCCCGCAGAAAAGACGTCCACCTCGGAGAGCAGCCCTGGCACGTCGGGCAGAGCCGGGTGTTCGTTCTTCCCAGCAGCAGCGGGGCGCACGCCACCATGCCGTACGGGGAAAAGCTTGCATGGTGGCGCGAACTACGTTCTGCCTCCGATGCGAGCCCTGCGTGA
- the gatB gene encoding Asp-tRNA(Asn)/Glu-tRNA(Gln) amidotransferase subunit GatB, producing MSATGTAAKLMDLDKVLATYDPALGLEVHVELNTNTKMFCGCPTEFGAEPNTQVCPTCLGLPGAMPVVNAKAVEAAIRIGLALNCEIAEWCRFARKNYFYPDMPKNFQTSQYDEPIAFEGFMDVTIEGDDGEPENFRVEIERAHMEEDTGKSLHVGGATGRIHGADYSLVDYNRAGIPLIEIVTKPIVGAGAKAPAVARAYVAQLRELILALGVSDARMDQGSIRADVNLSLAPKGTEKLGTRTETKNVNSLRSVERAVRYEMRRHGAILAGGGSILQETRHWHEDTGVTTSGREKSDAEDYRYFPEPDLVPVAPTREWVEELRATLPENPTVKRARLQAEWGFTDLEMRDTIGAGAFGLVEETIAQGAAPQAARKWWLGEMARRSNETGVEITELGITPADVAKIQALVDAKTINDKLARQVIEGVIAGEGTPEEVVEKRGLAVVSDDGALSAAVDKAIEANPDVADKIRDGKVAAAGALIGAVMKEMRGQADAGRVRELIIEKLS from the coding sequence ATGAGCGCCACCGGTACCGCCGCGAAGCTGATGGACCTCGACAAGGTCCTGGCCACCTACGACCCGGCGCTGGGCCTCGAGGTCCACGTCGAGCTCAACACGAACACCAAGATGTTCTGCGGCTGCCCCACGGAGTTCGGCGCCGAGCCGAACACCCAGGTCTGCCCGACCTGCCTGGGCCTGCCCGGCGCGATGCCCGTGGTCAACGCCAAGGCCGTCGAGGCCGCCATCCGCATCGGCCTCGCCCTCAACTGCGAGATCGCCGAGTGGTGCCGCTTCGCCCGGAAGAACTATTTCTACCCGGACATGCCGAAGAACTTCCAGACCTCGCAGTACGACGAGCCGATCGCCTTCGAGGGCTTCATGGACGTCACCATCGAGGGTGACGACGGCGAGCCGGAGAACTTCCGCGTCGAGATCGAGCGCGCCCACATGGAGGAGGACACCGGCAAGTCGCTGCACGTCGGTGGCGCCACCGGCCGCATCCACGGTGCCGACTACTCGCTGGTCGACTACAACCGCGCCGGCATCCCGCTCATCGAGATCGTCACCAAGCCCATCGTCGGCGCCGGCGCGAAGGCCCCGGCCGTCGCCCGGGCGTACGTCGCCCAGCTGCGCGAGCTGATCCTCGCGCTCGGCGTCTCCGACGCCCGCATGGACCAGGGCTCGATCCGCGCCGACGTCAACCTCTCGCTCGCCCCCAAGGGCACCGAGAAGCTCGGCACCCGCACGGAGACGAAGAACGTCAACTCCCTGCGATCGGTCGAGCGGGCGGTGCGCTACGAGATGCGCCGTCACGGCGCGATCCTCGCGGGCGGCGGCAGCATCCTGCAGGAGACCCGGCACTGGCACGAGGACACCGGCGTCACCACGTCGGGTCGCGAGAAGTCCGACGCCGAGGACTACCGCTACTTCCCCGAGCCCGACCTGGTGCCGGTGGCGCCGACGCGGGAGTGGGTCGAGGAGCTGCGCGCCACCCTGCCCGAGAACCCGACCGTCAAGCGGGCCCGCCTGCAGGCCGAGTGGGGCTTCACCGACCTGGAGATGCGCGACACGATCGGTGCCGGTGCGTTCGGCCTGGTCGAGGAGACCATCGCCCAGGGCGCGGCCCCGCAGGCCGCGCGCAAGTGGTGGCTCGGCGAGATGGCCCGTCGCTCCAACGAGACCGGCGTCGAGATCACCGAGCTGGGGATCACCCCGGCCGACGTGGCGAAGATCCAGGCGCTCGTCGACGCGAAGACGATCAACGACAAGCTGGCTCGCCAGGTCATCGAGGGCGTCATCGCCGGTGAGGGCACGCCCGAGGAGGTCGTCGAGAAGCGCGGCCTGGCCGTGGTCTCCGACGACGGCGCGCTCTCGGCGGCCGTCGACAAGGCGATCGAGGCCAACCCCGACGTGGCCGACAAGATCCGCGACGGCAAGGTGGCCGCAGCCGGTGCCCTCATCGGCGCGGTGATGAAGGAGATGCGCGGACAGGCCGACGCCGGCCGCGTGCGCGAGCTGATCATCGAGAAGCTCTCCTGA
- the gatC gene encoding Asp-tRNA(Asn)/Glu-tRNA(Gln) amidotransferase subunit GatC, protein MPEITRDEVAHLADLARIDLSDAELDHLAPQLNVILESVASLSEVASADVPPTSHPLPLTNVFREDVVRPGLSAEQALAAAPASAQQRFMVPRILGDEQ, encoded by the coding sequence TTGCCCGAGATCACCCGCGACGAGGTCGCGCACCTGGCCGACCTGGCCAGGATCGACCTCTCCGACGCCGAACTCGACCACCTCGCTCCTCAGCTGAACGTGATCCTCGAGTCGGTCGCCTCGCTGAGCGAGGTGGCGAGCGCCGACGTGCCGCCCACCTCGCACCCGCTGCCGCTGACCAACGTCTTCCGTGAGGACGTCGTACGCCCGGGGCTGAGCGCCGAGCAGGCGCTCGCCGCCGCCCCGGCGAGCGCGCAGCAGCGATTCATGGTTCCGCGCATCCTGGGAGACGAGCAGTGA
- a CDS encoding MFS transporter, producing MSNSLPDAAASGPAASPSGASAAGVSLRKALVLISVVQLMLVLDATITNIALPHVARDLDLSQAALTWMVTAYALTFGGLLILGGRLGDMLGRRRTFTIGLIIFGTASLLGGFATEGWMLLFARGLQGVGAALASPAALALITTNFPAGPPRNKAMGIYAGMSGIGAAMGLLVGGWLTGIDSIFGMEVTGWRLTLLINAPIGFIAALLAPRWLAESARNRNPLDIPGALTGTLGMFALVYGLTKAGDADGGWTHPQTIIFGLLGIALIVLFLVIEKRVEHPLLPLRIIKDRTRGTSFAAMLFASMAMMSMFYFNGQFVQRIVGFEPFNAGLAFLPFSMSVMVGTIAASQLVARFSIRWITGAGTLLAAGGLYGFSRYEVDDSPAHAVARTLAGEGVGGDSFTYLTDLFPFLALMGLGMGLVFVPMTLTAIHNIRAEDQGVGSSVLNTVTQIGGAFGLGLLSTVSLHFINDRSDAVIGEVRGLLEASGVDPDMVVPGAGQTMLDTVLFQTSFTEGATAAFMAAAGLMILASIVMVSFMRVQPAELGQVRKQRGGGEPTEAAETAAV from the coding sequence ATGAGCAACTCCCTCCCCGACGCAGCCGCCAGCGGGCCGGCTGCGTCCCCGTCCGGCGCCTCCGCCGCTGGCGTGAGCCTGCGCAAGGCCCTGGTCCTGATCTCCGTCGTCCAGCTGATGCTGGTGCTCGACGCGACCATCACCAACATCGCGCTGCCGCACGTCGCGCGCGACCTGGACCTCAGCCAGGCAGCACTGACGTGGATGGTCACCGCGTACGCCCTGACCTTCGGTGGTCTGCTCATTCTCGGTGGTCGCCTCGGCGACATGCTCGGACGACGCCGCACGTTCACCATCGGCCTGATCATCTTCGGCACGGCGTCGCTGCTCGGCGGTTTCGCGACCGAGGGTTGGATGCTGCTCTTCGCGCGCGGCCTGCAGGGTGTCGGCGCCGCACTGGCCTCGCCCGCCGCGCTGGCCCTGATCACCACCAACTTCCCGGCCGGCCCCCCGCGCAACAAGGCGATGGGCATCTACGCCGGCATGTCCGGCATCGGTGCCGCGATGGGTCTGCTGGTGGGCGGTTGGCTCACCGGCATCGACTCGATCTTCGGCATGGAGGTCACCGGCTGGCGCCTGACCCTGCTGATCAACGCCCCGATCGGCTTCATCGCCGCCCTGCTGGCCCCGCGCTGGCTGGCCGAGTCGGCGCGCAACCGCAACCCGCTCGACATCCCGGGCGCGCTGACCGGCACGCTGGGCATGTTCGCGCTGGTCTACGGCCTGACCAAGGCGGGCGACGCGGACGGCGGCTGGACGCACCCGCAGACGATCATCTTCGGCCTGCTCGGCATCGCCCTGATCGTGCTCTTCCTGGTCATCGAGAAGCGCGTCGAGCACCCGCTGCTCCCGCTGCGCATCATCAAGGACCGCACCCGGGGCACCTCGTTCGCCGCGATGCTCTTCGCCTCGATGGCGATGATGTCGATGTTCTACTTCAACGGTCAGTTCGTGCAGCGCATCGTCGGCTTCGAGCCTTTCAACGCCGGACTGGCGTTCCTGCCGTTCTCGATGTCGGTCATGGTCGGCACCATCGCCGCCTCGCAGCTGGTCGCGCGCTTCTCGATCCGTTGGATCACCGGCGCCGGCACCCTGCTCGCCGCGGGTGGTCTCTACGGCTTCTCGCGCTACGAGGTCGACGACTCCCCCGCCCATGCCGTGGCTCGTACGCTCGCCGGCGAGGGTGTCGGTGGCGACTCGTTCACCTACCTCACCGACCTCTTCCCGTTCCTGGCCCTGATGGGTCTGGGCATGGGTCTGGTCTTCGTGCCGATGACGCTCACCGCGATCCACAACATCCGGGCCGAGGACCAGGGCGTCGGCTCGTCGGTGCTCAACACCGTCACCCAGATCGGTGGCGCGTTCGGCCTGGGCCTGCTCAGCACCGTGTCACTGCACTTCATCAACGACCGCTCCGATGCGGTGATCGGTGAGGTACGCGGCCTGCTCGAGGCCTCGGGCGTCGACCCCGACATGGTGGTGCCGGGCGCCGGTCAGACCATGCTCGACACGGTCCTCTTCCAGACCTCGTTCACCGAGGGCGCGACCGCTGCCTTCATGGCCGCTGCCGGCCTGATGATCCTGGCCTCGATCGTGATGGTCTCGTTCATGCGCGTGCAGCCCGCGGAGCTCGGCCAGGTGCGCAAGCAGCGCGGCGGCGGCGAGCCGACCGAGGCTGCGGAGACCGCTGCGGTCTGA